The Hevea brasiliensis isolate MT/VB/25A 57/8 chromosome 9, ASM3005281v1, whole genome shotgun sequence nucleotide sequence AGTTAagataattagaaaattaaaatttcaattaattagtaTTATGAAAAATTACCGCTTTCTCTCTCCTTTGACTAAAGTCAAATTAACCAAATTAATTTCTTTCTTTATGAATAATTAATCAAGattatatttaaacaatttaaatatttccttGATTACTTTTATAaatgaatttagtttcaagttatgttagagactttgcaatttaattgcaaactaaaatattaatttgattaattaactaaactatttaattaattaatcaaattaattttgctttgCTCATATTGTTCTTATgtttgtgacttactaggttcgttattaattggtaatgagaataatattaactctttaatattattgaaactatTCCATACTTAAAGTGAAATTTCCGTTTCACttttagttctcataaatcatggttgacagGTAGTATAATGTACCATGATTatccaattagttatgaattaatcCTTTAAATCATGAACCTTGACCATACAtgtcatgcactaaaatctctctgttacaaaatcccaattctagctagagtcatAGTTTGTCAAACTCTTAATGTTTAGAATTATATGtccttattttaattttaattcttgattaataacaCTTTCCAGTTAGAAAAacttttctgactaagtctatctatcctggtcaggaacttgacttatcaaaaaaattttaaatggacataagattttatccctatttacttagggtaacggatctcATCTTGACtaaatacctatctccatatataactagtcggagccaacaaatgcccatagtacaagcatgaaatcaatatcaaactcaaaccacctatatataagataactatgttatcttaaGTTAAGAGATTATatacactattatgatctagatgattatatattgacaagagtaaactccatgtacatatCATCTTACATCACTGATTTGGCCTACTTAAGTGCCCATtttgtttgttatatgacatgagactcacaatttcatattattagtatctcatactaatcgatGGGAACAAACAAATATGACAGTCTATATGGATATATCTTATCCTCTGACGTATTCAAAACTATAAACCataatttataatacttgtactAAAATATttcgtcactcatattcttaatacttTAAGAATGAAACATGTAATAAGTTACTAAAGgataattttcattaaatttaaaccatttaaattcaaaagaaaaagatATATATGCCGTTAAAgggaataaaattttacaagataCAAATTTCATGATATGTTCTAAGGCAAATTTCATGacatgttctagggcatactactaacgctCATTTGGTACCCAACTTCTAAAATTGCTTCTAAATGGGCTTGACAGCTAGGTACTTTGCACGGGAGTCCCACTATCACTCATAATCAATGCCTCAGTTGCCTGCTAGCATCTTTATATTTTGAttgttaaataaatattttgataTTTCAATGTAAACATATCACTCTCATATTGTGCATCGGTTTTTATCCTTCATAATCTCTCCTTGCGAATTGAGCATTTTAATGGGTTTTCTTGTTTGTTTGATCTGAGACCATCTTATTTTTATTGCAGAACTCATAGAAGATGCGACAGATATCATAGAAGACTCGTCTGGGTAAATTATCATTCTTGTCTAATTCAACCTCTTAAGCTACATTTATCAATTATCGACATGGGATTGGCTGAGTTTAGCTGGAGTTATATATAGCAGAAGCTGGAGATGATAAAGCAAAATGGACAAGAAGTTTCTCATCTGAGTCTTTTCTAGAATCATGCACCTTATGATCAATAAGTACTTCAGGGCTGTAACCAAAAATGTGGTTGATATTGTTGTAAAGGACATGTATATCCTGCTCAACAGGAACAGAACATAATGCTTCTCAGGTGAAACTGAAGCCCCTAAATATGTTACAGAAGTACTACTTTGAATTTTTGCAACATACAGTGTTTTGCAGAGCTCAACTGATCCTTCAATTAGGCGCAACGCAACTTGGTTTGCTAAATTTGTTTGTTGAAATGCCAATGAGCTTTTCCTCCAGGTAGTTGAATCATTTTTAAGACGATGTCTCTTGAGTTTGAGCCCCACTCAAttccaaatgaaaaaaaaatgttggTTGAATTTATTATCCTTGTTTCTTGTTCTAGAAAATTTAAAACAGAAAATTTGCATATTGATGAAATCTCTCTCATTTACTCTTTATTGAAGTGCAGCAATTTCCCTTCCActcaagaaaatttttgaatgttAAGGCTGGACGTAACAAGTACAATTTCTTTATTGCTGTTCAGATGGTTCATTTATgggctttcctttctctctttgtttggCCGCAAACTCTTTCATGGCTTCCTTCCTCTTCTTGCTAGCTAGGACTTTTGCTTGCACACCACTTAAATTAGGGTCCTTTTTCTCCTCCGGTGGTGGAGGTGGCGGCCTTCGAGCTGCATTAGCGTTCCAGCGGCCAATGTTCAAGGCCAGCAATCCACCTGCCAAACCAAGGCTTACAGTCCTGTGCCATCAATGAACCCTTGTAAACGTGATGGCTTATGTGCATGTTCTTGTAAGGAGCTATCATCAATATGTCCATTTTTGCAATTACTCTTGTAACTATATTAAGCCTAAAATCAAATTTGCTGTATATTTGCATTCCATAAGAATCACACACCCGCGCGCGCACACATACACATATATAAAAGGGATTGTTTCACACATTTCCTTGACTTAAATTAGCGTTCATAAATTAATTTATGcgtatgtaaaattttaaataattatatgtttAATTAAAATGTTTATAAGTGActataaatagttaatatattcagtaaaaataatttataaacagatttattattaaaattactaaACATATTATTAaatgaaagatgtgaaattttaaaaaattaaacgaggataacataattaaatatttagttaAACTTATAAACACATAATTTTTATAAGCACCATAAGTCATGAATGGTGCTTATAATCACCAAAATAAAAAGTTGGGAatcaagttattttttatttttatttttatttttatttttatttttatcttataaccttaaaaaatattataaataaacatataaatttattttaaaacttatAATCACCGAACTGAAAAGTTGGaagaccaatttttttttttttttatcttataagctcagtttataatattaaaaaatattataaataaacatgtaaatttatttttaaagcttATACTAGTCAAACTAATTTATAAACTAATATAAAAAACAGCATTGTATGTAACACCATAAATAAATCATGAAATGGGCCTAAATTGGAGGCATAACCAAAGTTCATCAACTTGAATGTTCCCAAAAGAAAAGCACTTGAAAAACAAATTAATAAAAAGTTTCAGTAGTTAATTCAAAAAAGCTTTTTCACTAGTACTACCATGGTATACAGAAGCATAAAGACACAGACCTGCGATGAATGGGATTGCCAGCAGAGATTGGCTTAGAGTCTTTATGGCAAGCCAATACTCTTTGAAACCCTAGAGATGGAACGTGGGTAGTTGTCTTCTTCTTAGATTTGGTTAAGAAAGAGGAGCTTACTGTGGCTGGTGTTGTGATTAGGGAATGGGCCATGACTGTTACTTCACTTgggattttgtttaaatttagaaACATGGGATGACATTTTTATTAAGCAATCATTTGTGAAGTGGAATTCAAATTACAAATGGATAGTGTTTTGAGCTGTACATGGAAAGGAGAGAGAGAATCCATTGGTTGGCTCTAGATAAGATTTCATGTAGTGGACCCTTTCTTCTGCTGCTTTGCTAGTTCTCTCATGCCCATTAGATGCTCCTTCCAATCACCTGTAGCACCATGTGGCTGTGTATGCTTCTCCAAGTTAATGGGCTAGTAGCCAAAGCCAGCATATGATGAGCATATACCTCTTTCAATTCATTATATGGAAATATGCTCATTATATTATGGAAATGTGCATGTAGCTTTTCAAGCCGTTGCTTTCCTTTAGGGTCTATTTGGATGAGAGTAAATTAAGGATAAATAAAGGTAAGAAggaataaataaattatgtatctttatttaaaaataaataaattaatgaagGATAAAGGTAAGTAAGGATAAATCTTATCATCTCTGGTACCTAATTTTTCTTACAAGAGGGGTAACGAGGGAAAGGTGAGAGTTATAACTATTTTTATTTTACATCCCTTAAATTTACCTTTTTTTGGCCTTtttttcaaatataaaaaatatacattaactctctttatttttctattaatttaacttctaaatcataatttttttttattattattataacccTCTTCATCCTTCCCCTCCTTACCTTTTTTTACTCTTCCATTACTTAACGTTTTCTCACTCCATCCAAACAGGCCCTTACAAACAAGCCAATAAATTATGGTTTAATCAATGTTTTCAAAACTTGACCGGACCAATCGATCAGCTTGAATTAACCGGAAACCAGACCCATGACCTATGCAAGAAGATTTGCGCCTTTACCGTCTAGGGATGGTAACGGGTTGGCTTTTTACAGACACTCGATCCGACCGAACCCTAATAGGACGGATTTGGATATTATAGAATTGGGTTCGGGACGGATTCAGGTTTGAAAAATAATGTCTATGGCGAGTTCGGATCAAATTCAGGTTTTATAAATTGAGTATCCGTTACCCGAACCCGTttacataaatacttaattatatataaaatatatatttttataataatatttgtaaatttttatatattttattttatataaaatagaatttaaatattttatgaaattgttaaatttttaaaatataaaatattaattaaaataattttttatacaaaatattaattaaaatatataaaattaaacggatTCCGATTTTTTTTGGTACTAATAATCGAATTTGGGACGGGTTCGggtagttgagaataaattttaaaacaGGTTTGGGACGAGTTCaggttttgataatattaatcggGTTCGGGTTCGGgtagttgaaaataaattttaaacagGTTTGAGACGAATTCaggttttgataatattaatcagGTTTGGGTTCAGATATAATGATTTTCGCGGGTACCCTATCCTTTACCATCCCTATTACCATCTGACCGACACTCGCCATTTCTATTATtgtgtaaataatttatttaatcactttaaattaaattatttatttatttttattttgttaatataaatttttatctatttactattatatagaatttaaatatatcaaaatttatatttaattgatataaaatttcttattataaaaattttattctaattgctttttattataaaaatatcattattaaaaaaataaaatttacctAGCTTTATTTTAATaacttttaataaaatatattataaaaatatacaattattatttttggagagataattaattttataatatttatttaatgtaTATCAATTCAATCCCTATTCAATTTCGATTGAACTTAACATTCTGTTTTCACTAGTTTTtagattgaattaattaaatcgaAAAACCATGGGTTTAATAGTAAAGATTAACAAAATTAAAGTtttgaattatttatttaaaatttttaaatccaTGATTatgattatgataaaaaaaattttcactaatgaattttaatttagtaatattaaaatgGTCTTCAGAATAAGGAAATCTCAAATTCGAATACTAATTATATCCCattatacttaaaaaaaaaaaaatctcctaaCAAAATGATCTTCTCTCCTTTGCTCACACATCAAAGTTAAAGtccaagaaaataaaaattcgctGCGCAAATTATTGAATACTTTCGGTATATGTACATTCTCACTCATAGAACTGTGAGGCTCACACTTCTAAATTTAagaactaatttatttttttgtgaGTGATGAGTGTGCAATGTAATGCGCCGTGTGTACCCTATAATTTTCTAATCCCCTGAATTTTTTTATAAAcattgcaattttaatttaaaatttaaatcaaaccGATATTAACCAAAAtttgttttttcaatttaataaaaaaatctaaaattatcTAAAATCAAACATTAAACCAAACAACTAAAACCAGAAATCAAATTaatattcagtttaatttttcaatataaACCGAAAATTGCGCTCATAATTTTAATGCTTGGATACCATTTTTATAATGCTTATATACCATTTTGGATGAAGTGCAAAGCGATGGTTAAGCGTTGATGTATTGAAAATGTAATCtattttctaaaatattaaattagagaaaaaaaatgaaaatattagTTATAAATAGGGGCAAATTTCAGGCACCAAATTAGCTAATTCTAAAATATATCATGTTAAACCAAACCAAAACCTAGTATTAAAATGGGTAAATTTTATTGACATTACCTATATTTCAACTTCAATTTGTGATACAAAATCTTTGTAATCTTTGCAACTTATTTCTATATTATTTATACTTACATAATTTTTTATGAggataattcaaaaaaaaaatcctatacttttcaaatttttta carries:
- the LOC110645018 gene encoding uncharacterized protein LOC110645018; the protein is MFLNLNKIPSEVTVMAHSLITTPATVSSSFLTKSKKKTTTHVPSLGFQRVLACHKDSKPISAGNPIHRRTVSLGLAGGLLALNIGRWNANAARRPPPPPPEEKKDPNLSGVQAKVLASKKRKEAMKEFAAKQREKGKPINEPSEQQ